Part of the Trichoderma asperellum chromosome 1, complete sequence genome is shown below.
CTTGCCGCAAACATCTTACAAAGTTACACAAGCCAGCTCATGGCTTAATAATAGCGGATGGACCTGGGAGCACCATCACCCCAGAGTCCAATCACGGACAGCACAAAGCCAGCCGCAGCAAAGCCAGTCCTGGCAAGGTATGCTCTTGCGGCACCGTCAATGTTGGCTCTAACCTCCTCGCCATTGATATCTTCAAGCTCTGACTCGCTAGGCAAGTCTCCCTCGCTGTGTGAATCACCCAAGACCTCATAGCTCGCTTCCATCCTGGCTCTGGATGATGTGGCTTTACGCGCGCCGGCAGGCTTCGAAGTTGAGGTAGCTGGCTTGGGGATGTAGCGAGGAGCTACGGCAGACAGCACAGCGAGCAGGGACGTGTAGAAGAGGTACGGGTGGCGAGCATAGCGCGGGGACAAGACGAACGACAGGAATAGCGGAGCGGCGGCAAGAGATGAAAGAGCGAGGACTGGGAGACGCAGAGCGGATTGGAGAGAGGTCAAGGCGTGGGCGgcggaagatgatgatgggagGTTGACGAGGGTCGGAAGAGTGAGGGCCGAGACGGTATATGAGACACCCTGCAATACCGAAGAGTCAGCACTAGATTCATGCTCGATGCCGAAGACTAGAGGTGAGACTGCTTGGTAGTGATGATGCGATTGATTGCcgttttgctgctgcagttTCGATGCCTCTAAATTCGCAAAACACAACGATCATTTGAAGCGGCGGCTAAAGCTGCGATGAGGTGGTGCAGCCGAATATACGGCTTCGCTATGAGATGAGGGGCAGTCGGCTATTTTTCGTCGTTGCTACCACGGCCCTTTCTCCTCGAGAAGAGCACAACAAATGAAAGAGACATCACAGCAATGAAGCACTCACCGTCAGCAGGCCAAGGGACACTGTGCCCACAAATTTGAGGACCGAAATCCCCTTTGCCATGGCGATTGATTGTAGAATCTGGTTGCGATCCGAGGTGGGGGGGGAGGTTGATGGGAAGAAAAGCTACGGAGCTACGGAGCAGTAGGGAGAGATGGTTGAATTAAGCTAGAAACAGGGTCGCAAAAAGAAATGGCCGTGCCAGCCTGATGGAACGCAGCTCTGCAGATAAGGCAGATAAAGCATTGATTCAGCGTCACGTCATGCCTTTGAAGCAAGCAACAGCGGCTGCAAGTTAGGCAGTTAGTTAATGCTAAAAAATTATGGAGACTGCTCTTGGGTGAATGACTAAGTTTTGAAGTGGGGGTTTCTGCGAGTTGAGCTATGTATGATCCCCACTTATTGCGATTCACGTGCTACGCGAATAGCTTTGCCGTACCACAGGtacaatttttcttttcttgctccAAAACTAAACTCTTTCTTGGATATatccaaaaacaaaaaggaagaaacaaaaagattcGCAGTCGCGCTTTTGATGTCGAAGCTTACCTACGTTGACTATCTagtttctttccttctcaaCCTTTTATTGCtactctgttttttttttctattgaCAGACAGCCAATTGCACAGCTGTAAAATGTATGTTTATTATCCTCCTATTTTCTCCGCGCAGCCATCACGCCTACACGCAAAACAACAACTCCTTCTCCTTACATGATGAACTACATATCACCCAATTCACTTTATAGGAAGAGCCGTCTGAGACTGCCTCCGATCGGCGGATGCAAGTGACCCTTCTGGGAAGCTTGGGGATGCTGTTCCTTGGTCGCTTCCAGCAGGGCAGTCGTGGGTACCAACGCTCAATTTGCATCGTCATATGCGCAATTGGGTGTTCCGCGACGGCCttgctggcggcggtgggGGTCGTTGTGCTTATACCTGGGTTTCTGAAAACTAGTTGAAGAGATGTTGTGTTTTTTGGAGCAATTATACCATCATATTCATTTCTCGTATGGGTGCTAATCAGCTCTTATTAGGTAAAAATGTTCGATCAACTCGACAATGTCTAGGCGATACTCGAACGAATTATCCATGCGACGCATATAGTCATGAATTAGTAGCTTTATAATCTTCTTGCACGCAGATAGTTGCTTTGAAAAATTTCAAAACTCTGTAATTTTAAATAccatgttttcttctttgaacaTTCCTTCCATTCAAGTCTTGCCACTGCTCAAAACTCCAGTGCCCTTTGATTGCCCATCTTAATAATCACTGTCATCGCTGTCCAAGAGTGCAGGTCTTCCCCGTCGCGCCCTCTTAGCTGGTGCAGACGTTTCGTTCGGCCGACTCTTGGAAGAGCCAACAAGCAGATCAAACTCGGGAACGTCTTCGCTCTCTTGTGTTGCTGTAAACTGAGTTGGTACAAAGTAGGGTTTTCTCGCTTCTGTTCGGGGTGTCCGTTCATTCGGCCGTATAGGTGATGTCGCCTCAGAATCTAGCATGCTAGAAGTTGCCTGGTCATCTCCCACAACAAAATCTAGCAGATCTGCCCCATCGTCCGAGTCACTCTCGTCCAGCAGATCACTATCTCTTTCACAGTCGTCTCCTATCTCATCGCTTCCAATGGCAGCTTTCCGTGAATATTTGCCTTTAGATTTTGCGTTCAACTTTTTCCGTCTCTTTGCCTCACTTAGTCGAGGTGGTAGCCCaggctcctcctcttcgacATCTATGTCAAGATCAGAGTCAAacagctcttcatcttctggatCCAATTCCGGTGGGGTGGCAGGCCGAGCAATCTTTTTCGGCCGGGTCTTTTTGGTTGGTGGCTGAGTTTTTGGAGCTGaaatctttctcttcttctgctgcttagCCTCACCTCCTGGGGCGCTGTTGTCCGAATCAACTTCAATCACTGGTCGCTTTCTTCCATCTGGTGTATTCCGATTATCGCTCGCATCGCTCGCATCCGTCTCACCATTATCAGAAAACACAAAGGGCTTTACTGGGATCTCGAGATAATCACTTGTATCCTCATCGCGACACGGCCTCACCAGGCTATCAGGATGCGCACCCATCTTCTGTAATACTTTGATGTAGCGTTTTGTGTGAGTCCCATGAGCAACTAGGGCAGTCGGTCGTAACTGTCTTTGTAATGTCGGATAAGCAGTCATGCTCGGCAAATCAGTTTCTTCAACCACACTAC
Proteins encoded:
- the ATG33 gene encoding Autophagy- protein 33 (TransMembrane:3 (n10-20c28/29o52-75i84-102o166-186i)) — encoded protein: MAKGISVLKFVGTVSLGLLTGVSYTVSALTLPTLVNLPSSSSAAHALTSLQSALRLPVLALSSLAAAPLFLSFVLSPRYARHPYLFYTSLLAVLSAVAPRYIPKPATSTSKPAGARKATSSRARMEASYEVLGDSHSEGDLPSESELEDINGEEVRANIDGAARAYLARTGFAAAGFVLSVIGLWGDGAPRSIRYY